The Rhodospirillaceae bacterium nucleotide sequence GGCAAAGCCAAGCTGGTTGAGGGCATCGGCATAGTCGCCCTTTTCGCGGATCGACTTCTTCAGCAGTGGAATGGCCTTGCTGTACTCCTCATCATCGATCAGTTCGACAGCCTTGGCATAATCGGTGATCCGTGCGGACCCCGTTGAGGAGTCCGACCCCATGGCGTGGGCCTGTACGGCGGCAAGTGTCACGCCGAGGCACATCGTTATGATGGTGACCCGCGAACGGCTGAAGAGATTGGTCGTCATTCCTGAAATCCTTCCGTTTGATCAAGAAACCTGGCTCAGCCAGGAGGGCTC carries:
- a CDS encoding tetratricopeptide repeat protein gives rise to the protein MTTNLFSRSRVTIITMCLGVTLAAVQAHAMGSDSSTGSARITDYAKAVELIDDEEYSKAIPLLKKSIREKGDYADALNQLGFAYRKSGNWKVGMEYYLKALALEPNHLGANEYLGELYLEEDDLPNAEKQLVTLQKACGTCDEYEELAEAIEDYKDDKNID